The stretch of DNA TGTTTGTATAAACCATCTCGACCACCGATGCTTGCGGAGATAACAGGAAGTAAAGCTTCTGATTTCTCAGTCATAGACGAGATGCTTGCTCTGACGTTGGTTACATTCCTCTTGTGCAAGAGAGGATGGTGGTACTGTCTGCACTGTATATCGTTCTCTGTCTCTGTGCATCGTTTCCTTCGACTGCAGGTAATTAACTTATGGTCTCTCCCAGCTCTTTTTAGACAGCTGAAACAGGCGTGGTTTTCTTGCGCGGTCTTGATGCGTTCTTCAGGATTTAAGGCCAAAAATTTTTGACATTCGTCGGTCCAGTGTGCTTGGGTTTTGCAGATCCAACATCTGTGGCTGCCACTCTTGGTTTCGCTCCTACTCCCAGCTGTCACATTGACATGATGGATTGTATGATGACTGCTTCGGGTTCTAAGTGGGGCTGTGGCTCTCATCCTGGACTTCATTTCTGCGGTCGTCCAAGTCATAAGGCCCAGTAACGTTGCCGGCTGGTTAGTTTTCTCAAGATCCCTTGACCAGACTTTCCTGTCATCCACGCACATCTTCTGCTCGATAAGGGAAAGCATATGGCTGTTGTCCATATCGCTCGGTAAGCTGACGTCTTTTAGCGTATTGTAGCATCGCTTCACTAGGTGTACCAAATCACAAAACCGGGCGTCTTTGCCTTCACGTATTGGTTGGAACTTTACGATATCTTGCGTTATTGTATCGGAAACAAATCTTGGGTCACCATAAATGGAGTCTAAGTACTCCCAAGCCGCATCGTAATCTGACCCAATCCCTTTTATAAGATCGAGTGGTTTCCCTTGCAGGCAGGTGCGAAGGAATGTGATTGCATCCCGCTTGGTATACCTAGCTTCAATTGCGTGCTTGAAATCTGATCGGAATATTGCGTACTCTCTAACATCCCCTGAAAACTTTGGCATTTTGGGTTTCTCCATTTTGAAACTACACGTTTCGTTCTTAATTACTTCAACGCTCTCACTACTCTCTTTATCTGGTTCGTTAACTATAGAGACGTTGTTTGCGACATTATTTAACTCAGCGGTAGTTAAGCTAATACTAGCAACATTATCGCTTCTTGTGATTCTACTTTGGATTAGCTCCCTACTAATTGTATCTTCATAACTGTTTTCAATGTCATTATGGTAACTGTCCTCAACTCGAGGCTCCTTAGGTAATGCTTCTGTACTTTCTAAATACAGTTTTGTGTCAGTCTCTAAACGTAAAAACATATATTGGCTCTCCTCTAGCCATGCTTCTTGTTCTTCAAactctttttttatcttcaatcAACTTTGTAAACTCCTCATGCTTCTCTATTAGCTTCTCATATGCCTCTTGAACTTTAGAAAGGACATCTCTTACCTCCTTTCCCAGTCGCTTACTTTCTATTAGGTGTCGAAGTGACTTTCCAGCTCTCGTCAGCGCTGCCTTGGCATTTCTTCGGTTTATTTTCGTTTCTTTCAGCAGCCGCTCGGTcattttgtctttgtcctcaggaACTCGGATTAGCTCAGGAAATCGAATGTTGTGTTCCATTGAACAAGAGACCAAACACGCCAATACGGAGAAAGAAccgtatttaatttaacaagacaatttgatctaaaatacaaagaaattgcgttggcactcggccttacaaatgttcaaaagaaacagaaaataaacttagaaactaactgaaaacttacttcttgaCTGTCTCCGTAATTGACGTACACTGTAGCAAACAGTCCGGTAAAACTGTAGGGAATGACTGGTTAGCAAACATGATGAACAACTGGTTAGCTTGGTTGTTTCtgcacaactgaaaatcttagatTACGCGACTTTAAATCAAACGGTCTACGCGATGAGCGTTGCGACAAAAATTCAAGTGGAGCGTGTGCGCAACATTAAACGTAAACAGTGCGCGCGTTTAACCAAACTcataaaaacaaagctgaatgttCAGCGACACACATAGTTCATGGAGACTAGAGGTCCTCGAACTTGTGCGCCATTTGTGACATTCTAAATGTACATTGAAATATATTGCATGCATGAGTCCAACTTGAAAGCCTAGTTCGAAAATCTTCGATCCAAAGTGTACCAAAAACAGGATTGTTTCcgaatgactttttttttttttaaaaaaaagaacattaagCACTATCAATTTATAATTTTAAAGGATGATGCCCCTTTAATCAGAAACGCAGATTTTTCATGATTTGTGATTGATGGCGCCATGTGCTGGAGCTTCCGAAAGCATGCAACAGCTAGTCTGTGGGCGTGTTTCATAGAAAAAACCCTGTGTATAACCCAAAGAAGACGGAAGATATGAAGAAAACCCTTACCTTTGGCAGTAGCAGTGAACTTGACTGTAGAAGCTAACACAATTTTAGCTCTAGCTAACCGGTGATGGTGTGAAATTAAAGTCTTCAAAATACCCCGTCGAgtgaaaaaaaggcttttaataGTTGCACGCAATGTTCATGTTCGTGATGTGCTATCTGAGTCCTGTCCACATTTCTGACATTATCAAGTTTCGGTTATCGTATGTCAAGGAGTCACGATTCAGTCAAACAACTGAAATCTCTTCACCAAGTAAGGCATAGAATCATGCACTCTTCACTTGGCAAATTACTTCCACGAAATCAGTATGAGCTTTTTGTGCAAATCTTTAACATAACAACTGAAGAGAGTACTCTTGCAAGAATATTTCGTGACATCTGTGGGAACTTCAAACATCTTATCAACAGCAGGTCGTCGTAATCATATAAATCTGCGCACATCTCATGCCTGCTCACAACCTCAACGGTCACTCGTATCGGTGGAGATAATTTGAGGCACTTGGAAAGGAAGCTCCTTGTTTAACAGGCTCCAGGTTGATCCTTGTTCAGTGCAAAACATGAAAGCAGCACTCGTCTTTTTCTTCAGTGATAGCACGCTTTTAGCCAGAAAGCAGTCTTCAAcctgaattgaccaaatttgaggttgtgtagagCTGACGAAACGTTTCAATTTTTTCGCCAAACAGccacaccgttcatgccaaCTTTATGTTGATTCACACATTCCAAGCGACTTTGGGGTTataacaaaattattacaacaacgggaaataatattatCACACGACGTTCTTGTTGGTGGCGTCTTTGTCCCTGCATGAGCTCCCCATTTCGTGTCCTCAATTAAgcctttaatattttcttttacAGATGAATAATGGTTCTGTTTTGCTCATGTAACACCAGAACGTTTTTAGGTTTCGATTTTCAGTTTTTAGCGCAGGTCGAGAAGGTACTTAATAGTCTTCAATACATTGCCGTCGAGTTTGGCTGTGATAGATTTGAAATGTTGTTTGTGAAGTTTCATTTTAATAAAACAGCACAATTTGTAGGGAACTTTTATTTCAGAATGAATCTGTCCTTGACAATTTATAAAAATCTTTGCAGCCTAGATGCGTTTTATAGCATTTTTGGACATTTTTCGGAACGTTTCGTCTTCTTTTTTGTATTAGGGCCTAGGAAACActgttgcggaaacattgttttACTGGGATTGCTgctcagggcccagttgttcaaaagcccatCAATGccaatcccagattaaaaatgaaccaaggattttatttctctactctcaaatgctgttcaatgctgatattctgcaaaactttaaaattgaagaagtcaatcttaataaaataagaaaaaagaaactttcaacaaatagttgaaaaaataaacaaaagtttacgccaatcctggattaagttaatcggcattcgaacaaccgggcccaggtgactaaactgggaaacatttgcttccttTACAACTCCTTTATGTTTAAGGGTGCACTATGAGCGTCTGTGTAATTGTTGAACCAGCAAGTAAAATGGAATGTGGACCCTTTCTCCAGCGTGTCGATTCAGTGCGTTATGCCATCCCtctaagtcattgtttgtaCGAATGGCTTGACCGTAGACACTCCAGTCCTTGGGAGGGAATGTGGAGCTGTATACCCATGTAGAGTCGATGTATGCGACAAGTGCTTTTAAGGAATCGCTGTTGGCACGCAAGCGTAATTGTTCAAATGTTGTTGGAATCTCTATAGCCGGCAGGAAGGGCAGTGCCATGAGCTTTCGTAGGTAACTGTGTGTACCTGTGTCCTCCATGTAAGGATGGGAGAGTCCAAGCTCTTGTATCTAAACAaagtaaagaaagaaaggaagaaaa from Montipora foliosa isolate CH-2021 unplaced genomic scaffold, ASM3666993v2 scaffold_412, whole genome shotgun sequence encodes:
- the LOC137988270 gene encoding uncharacterized protein; translation: MFLRLETDTKLYLESTEALPKEPRVEDSYHNDIENSYEDTISRELIQSRITRSDNVASISLTTAELNNVANNVSIVNEPDKESSESVEVIKNETCSFKMEKPKMPKFSGDVREYAIFRSDFKHAIEARYTKRDAITFLRTCLQGKPLDLIKGIGSDYDAAWEYLDSIYGDPRFVSDTITQDIVKFQPIREGKDARFCDLVHLVKRCYNTLKDVSLPSDMDNSHMLSLIEQKMCVDDRKVWSRDLEKTNQPATLLGLMTWTTAEMKSRMRATAPLRTRSSHHTIHHVNVTAGSRSETKSGSHRCWICKTQAHWTDECQKFLALNPEERIKTAQENHACFSCLKRAGRDHKLITCSRRKRCTETENDIQCRQYHHPLLHKRNVTNVRASISSMTEKSEALLPVISASIGGRDGLYKHANVLLNSGAQLSLIRFETAEILGLEGKNVYISDITG